A stretch of Amycolatopsis balhimycina FH 1894 DNA encodes these proteins:
- a CDS encoding cysteine desulfurase-like protein produces the protein MTYDVRTIRKHFPALAEGAAHFDGPGGSQVPDVVGEAVAGTLCAAIANRGVVTDAERRASAVVAEARQAVADLLAADPAGVVFGRSMTQLTYDFSRTLARNWGPGDEVVVTRLDHDANIRPWVQTGATVRWAGFDPATGELAPIGPLLSERTRLVAVTAASNLLGTRPDIPAIAAEVHEAGALLYVDGVHLTPHAAVDVAALGADFYVCSPYKFLGPHLGVLAAAPALLETLHPDKLLPSTDAVPERFELGTLPYELLAGTTAAIDFLAGLVPGAGSRRSRLVASMAGLEAHENALLARLDAGLGSLPGVTRYGAPERHRTPTVLFSVDGVPSRAVYEHLGTAGVNAPAGSFYAIECSRHLGLGDTGAVRAGIAPYTTEADVDRLLAGLESLPRD, from the coding sequence GTGACCTACGACGTACGGACGATCCGCAAGCACTTCCCGGCCCTGGCCGAGGGCGCCGCCCACTTCGACGGACCCGGCGGCTCGCAGGTCCCCGACGTCGTCGGCGAGGCGGTGGCCGGCACGCTGTGCGCCGCGATCGCCAACCGCGGCGTGGTCACCGACGCCGAGCGCCGGGCGAGCGCGGTCGTCGCCGAAGCCCGGCAGGCGGTCGCCGACCTGCTCGCCGCCGATCCGGCCGGCGTGGTCTTCGGACGCAGCATGACCCAGCTGACGTACGACTTCTCCCGCACGCTGGCCCGGAACTGGGGCCCGGGCGACGAAGTCGTGGTCACCCGCCTCGACCACGACGCGAACATCCGGCCGTGGGTCCAGACCGGCGCGACCGTGCGCTGGGCCGGCTTCGATCCCGCGACCGGCGAACTCGCGCCGATCGGCCCGCTGCTGTCGGAGCGGACCCGGCTGGTCGCGGTGACGGCGGCGTCCAACCTGCTGGGCACCCGCCCGGACATCCCGGCGATCGCGGCGGAGGTACACGAAGCGGGCGCGCTCCTGTACGTGGACGGCGTGCACCTGACTCCGCACGCGGCGGTCGACGTCGCGGCGCTCGGGGCGGACTTCTACGTGTGCTCGCCGTACAAGTTCCTCGGACCGCATCTCGGGGTGCTCGCGGCGGCGCCCGCGTTGCTCGAGACGCTGCACCCGGACAAGCTGCTGCCGTCGACCGACGCGGTCCCGGAACGTTTCGAACTCGGCACGTTGCCTTACGAGCTGCTGGCGGGGACGACGGCGGCGATCGACTTCCTCGCCGGGCTGGTGCCCGGTGCGGGCTCACGGCGTTCGCGGCTGGTGGCGTCGATGGCGGGGTTGGAGGCGCACGAGAACGCGCTGCTGGCTCGCCTCGACGCCGGTCTGGGTTCGCTGCCGGGAGTCACGCGGTACGGCGCGCCCGAGCGTCACCGGACCCCGACGGTCCTGTTCTCGGTGGACGGAGTCCCTTCGCGGGCGGTGTACGAACATCTCGGCACGGCCGGGGTCAACGCTCCGGCGGGCAGTTTCTACGCGATCGAGTGTTCGCGTCACCTCGGCTTGGGCGACACCGGTGCGGTCCGGGCCGGAATCGCGCCCTACACAACGGAAGCCGACGTCGACCGCCTGCTGGCCGGGCTGGAGTCACTCCCCCGCGACTGA
- a CDS encoding acyltransferase family protein, which produces MPTSPKIHANPNIGFAWLRMIGAITVIVDHSMPLLHPQRLTIFPASWHMSPGYIALMGFFAMSGYQIQDSWTRDPSWWRFAARRLLRIMPPLVVVLLVTVFVIGPLVTTWPAHDYWTHIQTWRYLVGTTVLFYMQHDLPGVFSGNPYPFSVNGAIWTLPMEMLGYGLVLVVGVIVLIGVPRLVLFLVLGGMVYTDSVLRATFEYHGAGGSLLVVPIGSTVSFLVPFVLGMVLHAYRDRIPLKPWVALVLFGAYLGLSQTPTSRYALALSAAYGAITLATHWPRKLEAAGPYVYGSYGTYIWGFPIQQLFILAGVRQVWLLILLAVPAAYLVGQLSWNYVEKPTQRLRRHLRPPAPVRQPVPAPPQLPATAAAPLRRS; this is translated from the coding sequence GTGCCGACCTCGCCAAAGATTCACGCCAATCCCAACATCGGCTTCGCGTGGCTGAGGATGATCGGCGCGATCACGGTCATCGTCGACCACAGCATGCCGCTGCTGCACCCGCAGCGGCTGACGATCTTCCCCGCGTCCTGGCACATGTCGCCGGGGTACATCGCGCTGATGGGCTTCTTCGCGATGAGCGGCTACCAGATCCAGGACAGCTGGACGCGCGACCCGTCGTGGTGGCGGTTCGCCGCGCGGCGGTTGCTGCGGATCATGCCGCCCCTGGTCGTGGTGCTGCTGGTGACGGTGTTCGTCATCGGCCCCCTGGTCACGACGTGGCCGGCGCACGACTACTGGACGCACATCCAGACGTGGCGCTACCTGGTCGGCACGACCGTGCTGTTCTACATGCAGCACGACCTGCCCGGGGTGTTCAGCGGCAACCCGTACCCGTTCTCGGTGAACGGCGCGATCTGGACGTTGCCGATGGAGATGCTCGGCTACGGGCTGGTGCTCGTGGTCGGCGTGATCGTGCTGATCGGCGTGCCGCGCCTCGTCCTGTTCCTGGTCCTCGGCGGCATGGTCTACACCGACAGCGTGCTGCGGGCGACGTTCGAGTACCACGGGGCCGGCGGCTCGCTGCTGGTCGTGCCGATCGGGTCGACGGTGTCGTTCCTGGTCCCGTTCGTGCTCGGGATGGTGCTGCACGCCTACCGCGACCGGATCCCGCTCAAGCCGTGGGTCGCGCTGGTCCTCTTCGGCGCTTACCTGGGGTTGAGCCAGACGCCGACGAGCCGGTACGCGCTGGCGCTGAGCGCGGCCTACGGCGCGATCACGCTCGCGACGCACTGGCCGCGGAAGCTGGAGGCCGCGGGGCCGTACGTCTACGGCAGCTACGGCACCTACATCTGGGGTTTCCCGATCCAGCAGCTGTTCATCCTCGCCGGGGTGCGGCAGGTGTGGCTGCTGATCCTGCTGGCCGTGCCGGCGGCCTATCTCGTCGGGCAGCTTTCCTGGAACTACGTCGAAAAGCCGACGCAGCGGCTGCGCCGGCACCTGCGGCCCCCGGCGCCGGTGCGGCAGCCCGTGCCCGCGCCACCGCAGCTGCCGGCCACCGCGGCCGCACCGCTGCGGAGATCTTGA
- a CDS encoding glycosyltransferase 87 family protein, whose amino-acid sequence MTGGGRRVRAWLGNKYVLLGAQALVLAALLVSYNDGRVRFPAFRVDLDVYRLGSAALLHGRALYGTLPPTGDGQFLLFTYPPFAAIVLAPLAVLPYWAACLTLTLLTLGVLALVLATVLRALGKRCDWRRVAVLLLAAEVLEPVLRTVYAGQLDLLLLALVVLDVLVDTPRWPRGLLIGLAAAVKLTPAVFLLYFLLRRDGRAALTAAVTFVAATTLGFLLAGADSVRYWTSALWDTGRVGEPTYAGDQSLLGLLARTGVPAHARTAWWLPLVAVVLLLTALGVRRALAAGETTVALGLNAVGGLLVSPISWTHHWVWAVVVLLGWAELARRTRRRGFAVLAGIGTVLFAAGPQWWWPRGGEVENRWNFGQQLTGNGYVLFGLAVLVTAVLVRFPRPDDVVSVAVPAGAGASPRRG is encoded by the coding sequence GTGACCGGAGGGGGACGACGGGTGCGGGCCTGGCTGGGGAACAAGTACGTGCTGCTGGGCGCCCAGGCGCTCGTGCTGGCGGCGCTGCTCGTGTCGTACAACGACGGCCGCGTGCGGTTCCCGGCCTTCCGCGTCGACCTCGACGTCTACCGCCTCGGGTCGGCGGCGCTGCTGCACGGCCGGGCGCTGTACGGGACGTTGCCGCCCACCGGTGACGGCCAGTTCCTGCTCTTCACGTACCCGCCGTTCGCGGCGATCGTGCTGGCCCCGCTGGCCGTGCTGCCGTACTGGGCCGCCTGCCTGACGCTCACCCTGCTCACTCTCGGGGTGCTGGCCCTGGTCCTGGCGACCGTGCTGCGCGCGCTCGGCAAGCGGTGCGACTGGCGGCGGGTGGCCGTGCTGCTGCTGGCGGCCGAAGTGCTGGAGCCGGTGCTGCGCACGGTGTACGCGGGCCAGCTCGACCTGCTGCTGCTGGCGCTCGTCGTGCTGGACGTCCTGGTGGACACCCCGCGGTGGCCGCGCGGCCTGCTGATCGGCCTCGCCGCCGCGGTGAAGCTGACCCCGGCGGTGTTCCTGCTGTACTTCCTGCTCCGCCGGGACGGCCGGGCCGCGCTGACCGCCGCCGTCACGTTCGTGGCGGCGACGACGCTGGGGTTCCTGCTCGCCGGAGCGGATTCGGTGCGGTACTGGACCAGCGCGCTGTGGGACACCGGCCGGGTCGGCGAGCCGACGTACGCCGGCGACCAGTCGCTGCTGGGGCTGCTGGCCAGAACCGGGGTGCCGGCCCACGCGCGGACCGCGTGGTGGCTGCCGCTGGTGGCCGTGGTGCTCCTGCTGACCGCGCTGGGCGTGCGGCGCGCGCTGGCCGCGGGGGAGACGACCGTCGCGCTCGGCCTCAACGCCGTCGGCGGGCTGCTGGTGTCCCCGATTTCCTGGACGCACCACTGGGTCTGGGCCGTGGTCGTCCTGCTCGGCTGGGCGGAGCTGGCCCGGCGCACGCGACGGCGCGGGTTCGCCGTCCTGGCCGGTATCGGCACGGTGCTGTTCGCAGCCGGGCCGCAGTGGTGGTGGCCGCGCGGCGGCGAGGTCGAGAACCGGTGGAACTTCGGTCAGCAGCTCACCGGCAACGGCTACGTCCTGTTCGGGCTGGCGGTACTGGTCACGGCGGTGCTGGTGCGGTTCCCGCGGCCCGACGACGTCGTCAGCGTTGCCGTCCCGGCCGGCGCCGGAGCCAGCCCGCGCCGAGGATGA
- a CDS encoding DUF4383 domain-containing protein: MARTKPAARVPKPGPAPVQGLGMLIGLLFLVLGACELIPGVTVGDGPARALFGVFAVSTAWTVGHLLTGAAAVFCTRSSGLSSRFLLVAGACYAVLGIAGLLPMPAAFDDVLPMNTAGVCLALGLGTAMLILGAGWLRRRPGRQR; the protein is encoded by the coding sequence ATGGCGCGCACCAAACCCGCAGCGCGGGTCCCCAAGCCGGGCCCCGCTCCCGTGCAGGGCCTGGGGATGCTCATCGGCCTGCTGTTCCTCGTGCTGGGCGCGTGCGAGCTGATTCCAGGGGTCACTGTCGGCGACGGGCCGGCCCGGGCCCTGTTCGGCGTGTTCGCGGTGTCCACGGCGTGGACGGTCGGGCACCTGCTCACCGGCGCCGCCGCGGTGTTCTGCACCCGCTCGTCCGGCCTGTCGAGCCGGTTCCTCCTCGTGGCCGGCGCCTGCTACGCCGTGCTGGGGATCGCCGGGCTGCTGCCGATGCCGGCGGCGTTCGACGACGTCCTGCCGATGAACACCGCCGGGGTGTGCCTCGCTCTCGGCCTCGGCACGGCGATGCTCATCCTCGGCGCGGGCTGGCTCCGGCGCCGGCCGGGACGGCAACGCTGA
- a CDS encoding SRPBCC family protein: MTEYRHTVTADVPADELFAFLSHPENLPRYFPEMKVAEPKGGDSVHVEAEVHGERVAGEAWLRTDPATRSLSWGAEGPDDYHGELRIRDDGPGSSEITVTLHSVREADGDEVQQGLERTVAAMTHTATADADVAAAESQGGWTAHDGKDPAG, encoded by the coding sequence ATGACCGAGTACCGCCACACCGTGACCGCCGACGTCCCGGCCGACGAGCTGTTCGCGTTCCTGAGCCACCCCGAAAACCTGCCCCGCTACTTCCCGGAGATGAAGGTCGCCGAACCGAAGGGCGGGGACAGCGTCCACGTCGAGGCCGAGGTGCACGGCGAGCGCGTCGCGGGGGAGGCATGGCTGCGCACCGACCCGGCGACCCGCTCGCTGTCGTGGGGCGCGGAAGGCCCCGACGACTACCACGGCGAACTGCGCATCCGCGACGACGGCCCGGGTTCTTCGGAGATCACCGTGACGCTGCACAGCGTCCGCGAGGCCGACGGGGACGAGGTCCAGCAGGGCCTCGAGCGCACGGTCGCCGCGATGACCCACACCGCGACCGCCGACGCCGATGTCGCCGCGGCCGAAAGCCAGGGCGGCTGGACCGCCCACGACGGCAAAGACCCGGCCGGCTGA
- a CDS encoding YdcF family protein: MSVAGSVLPVAATVALLVFAVRLANEPRRLGNAVWLGVAMLLTALWLLRTALHLDWLTPVLFGLLGAVVVVVALGLPIALLFNGVRMWRREGHSAGNLLSLGLGVGLIVLEALFFVPLGRWGSALVATAAVLACYFGFLFVSLLGYSVVYSRIGRRGGFDAIIVLGCGLDGDRVPPLLAGRLDRAIRLHRRETSPPLLVVSGGRGPGETVTEAEAMHVYLREHGVPEDLIRREDRARTTEENLRFSAALLPAENRQVVVVTSNYHVFRTAVECRRLGLPFHATGSPTARYFLPSALLREFAALILHYRRTTIAACVLIVGAGLLVTILT, from the coding sequence GTGAGCGTCGCCGGGAGTGTGCTGCCGGTCGCGGCCACCGTGGCGCTCCTCGTGTTCGCCGTGCGGCTGGCGAACGAGCCCCGGCGGCTCGGCAACGCCGTCTGGCTCGGCGTCGCGATGCTGCTCACCGCGTTGTGGCTGCTGCGTACGGCACTGCACCTGGACTGGCTGACACCGGTGCTGTTCGGTCTGCTCGGGGCCGTGGTCGTGGTCGTCGCGCTGGGGCTGCCGATCGCGTTGCTCTTCAACGGCGTGCGGATGTGGCGGCGGGAAGGGCACAGCGCCGGGAACCTGCTGTCGCTCGGCCTGGGCGTGGGGCTGATCGTGCTGGAGGCGCTGTTCTTCGTCCCGCTCGGCCGGTGGGGCTCGGCGCTGGTGGCCACCGCGGCGGTGCTCGCCTGCTACTTCGGGTTCCTGTTCGTGTCGCTGCTCGGCTATTCCGTGGTGTACAGCCGGATCGGCCGCCGCGGCGGGTTCGACGCGATCATCGTGCTCGGCTGCGGCCTCGACGGCGACCGCGTGCCGCCGCTGCTCGCCGGGCGGCTCGACCGCGCGATCCGGCTTCACCGCCGCGAGACCTCGCCGCCGCTGCTGGTCGTTTCCGGCGGACGAGGTCCCGGCGAGACGGTCACCGAAGCCGAAGCGATGCACGTCTACCTGCGGGAGCACGGCGTGCCGGAGGACCTGATCCGGCGTGAAGACCGGGCCCGGACGACCGAAGAGAACCTCCGGTTTTCGGCCGCGCTCCTCCCGGCCGAGAACCGGCAGGTGGTGGTGGTGACCAGCAACTACCACGTGTTCCGGACGGCGGTGGAGTGCCGCCGCCTCGGCCTGCCGTTCCACGCCACGGGTTCCCCGACGGCACGGTACTTCCTGCCGAGTGCGCTGCTGCGCGAGTTCGCGGCGCTCATCCTGCACTACCGCCGGACGACGATCGCGGCGTGCGTGCTGATCGTCGGTGCGGGTTTGCTCGTCACCATCCTGACCTGA
- a CDS encoding class I SAM-dependent methyltransferase: MEIEEKVLGRFLPWWARHGGLAQFHRPAGAAGYLAGWIMGRRSSNVARNRWAAELLDVRPAGRVLELGCGPGVAVAALAARASRGLVVGVDHSPVVLSQARRRNRAAVRAGRVRLVCSPVENLSLDEEAFDAALAVNTVGMWPEPAARLRELGRLLRPGGRIALVSQPRCPSATAAAAAEELTGLLAEAGFEDFRTGTLDLDPPVVCVLAHVAKLGS, translated from the coding sequence ATGGAGATCGAAGAGAAGGTGCTGGGCCGCTTCCTGCCGTGGTGGGCCCGGCACGGGGGCCTGGCCCAGTTCCACCGGCCGGCCGGAGCCGCGGGGTACCTCGCCGGCTGGATCATGGGCCGTCGCTCGTCGAACGTCGCGCGCAACCGCTGGGCCGCGGAACTGCTCGACGTGCGGCCGGCCGGCCGCGTCCTCGAACTCGGCTGCGGTCCGGGCGTGGCCGTCGCCGCCCTCGCCGCGCGGGCGAGCCGGGGCCTGGTGGTCGGCGTCGACCATTCGCCGGTGGTGCTCAGCCAGGCGCGCCGCCGCAACCGGGCCGCCGTCCGGGCCGGGCGGGTCCGCCTCGTCTGCTCGCCGGTCGAAAACCTGTCCCTCGACGAGGAAGCGTTCGACGCGGCGCTCGCCGTCAACACCGTCGGCATGTGGCCCGAACCCGCCGCCCGGCTGCGCGAACTCGGCCGGCTGCTGCGGCCCGGCGGTCGCATCGCCTTGGTGTCCCAGCCCCGTTGCCCCAGCGCCACCGCTGCGGCCGCTGCCGAGGAGCTGACCGGCCTGCTCGCCGAAGCCGGGTTCGAAGACTTCCGCACCGGAACCCTCGACCTCGACCCGCCCGTCGTGTGCGTCCTCGCGCACGTGGCTAAGTTGGGTTCCTGA
- a CDS encoding MerR family transcriptional regulator, with the protein MSEPTRATLSIGELAERTGVPATTLRYYDELGLVRPSARAAGRRRYATSAVRDVGMIVFLREIGFSLAEIERFITGPSRQELIERKLAELAEQQHRIEVARTALEHGRQCPAGEPVRCPRFWSIVEARQRGLSLEESHERAH; encoded by the coding sequence ATGTCCGAGCCCACGCGAGCGACGTTGTCGATCGGCGAACTCGCCGAGCGCACCGGCGTGCCGGCGACCACGCTGCGGTACTACGACGAACTCGGCCTGGTGCGGCCGTCGGCCCGCGCGGCGGGGCGTCGGCGCTACGCCACGTCGGCGGTCCGGGATGTCGGGATGATCGTTTTCCTGCGCGAGATCGGCTTCTCGCTGGCCGAGATCGAGCGGTTCATCACGGGGCCGTCGCGGCAGGAGCTGATCGAGCGCAAGCTGGCCGAACTGGCCGAGCAGCAGCACCGCATCGAGGTGGCCCGCACCGCCTTGGAGCACGGGCGGCAATGTCCGGCAGGCGAGCCCGTGAGGTGCCCGCGGTTCTGGTCGATCGTCGAAGCGCGCCAGCGCGGCCTTTCGCTCGAGGAAAGCCACGAGCGGGCGCACTGA
- a CDS encoding DNA polymerase ligase N-terminal domain-containing protein, translated as MSERRPAFVLHEHWRPRHHFDLRLEEDGVLRSWAVPRGLPPDPAENRLAVAVPDHALDHLAYEDETKKVADTGWWEEHDRTAKRILFTLHGRAGAVRYALIRTARDWLLHRTQDQPTP; from the coding sequence ATGAGCGAGCGGCGACCGGCTTTCGTGCTGCACGAGCACTGGCGCCCGCGGCACCACTTCGACCTCCGGCTGGAAGAGGACGGCGTGCTGCGGTCGTGGGCCGTGCCGCGCGGCCTCCCACCCGATCCCGCGGAGAACCGGCTGGCGGTCGCCGTGCCCGACCACGCGCTCGACCACCTCGCCTACGAAGACGAGACGAAGAAGGTGGCCGATACGGGCTGGTGGGAGGAGCACGACCGGACGGCCAAGCGGATCCTGTTCACGTTGCACGGCCGCGCGGGCGCGGTGCGGTACGCCCTGATCCGCACCGCCCGCGACTGGCTCCTGCACCGCACCCAGGACCAGCCGACCCCGTAA
- a CDS encoding DUF998 domain-containing protein has translation MPSAVAAFAGAVVLLAVLHLDRRLAPLDPVTTMLSDYALSPGRWMWDGALLLTSSGSALLLVALYRRGLLANPALVAAKALWCVSLLAVAIFAKDPQGGAITATGKIHLYASAVTCLSLPVVGWALGRRHRDDPRWRRFATWSRRLALAAIPFYLPFIVPFAVNVVLGGHLPTVATGLVERLMMVLEIALLAVLGHWAHRAMRPARISYAAT, from the coding sequence GTGCCCAGCGCAGTGGCCGCCTTCGCCGGCGCCGTCGTCCTCCTCGCCGTGCTGCACCTCGACCGGCGGCTCGCCCCCCTCGACCCGGTCACCACGATGCTGAGCGACTACGCGCTGAGCCCCGGCCGGTGGATGTGGGACGGCGCGCTCCTGCTCACCAGCTCCGGCTCGGCGCTGCTGCTGGTCGCGCTCTACCGCCGTGGCCTGCTGGCCAATCCGGCGCTGGTGGCGGCGAAGGCACTGTGGTGCGTCAGCCTGCTGGCGGTCGCGATCTTCGCCAAGGATCCGCAGGGCGGCGCGATCACGGCCACCGGCAAGATCCACCTCTACGCCTCGGCCGTGACGTGCCTGAGCCTGCCGGTCGTCGGCTGGGCACTGGGCAGGCGGCACCGCGACGACCCGCGCTGGCGGCGGTTCGCCACCTGGTCGCGCCGCCTCGCGCTGGCCGCGATCCCGTTCTACCTGCCGTTCATCGTCCCGTTCGCGGTGAACGTCGTGCTCGGCGGCCACCTGCCGACCGTGGCGACCGGGCTGGTGGAACGTCTGATGATGGTCCTGGAGATCGCACTGCTGGCCGTGCTGGGCCACTGGGCCCACCGCGCGATGCGCCCGGCCCGGATCTCCTACGCCGCCACGTAA
- a CDS encoding NAD(+)/NADH kinase yields the protein MHSAGLVLHPRRDSAAAVEAVLGWAGNRGIEILGIADEIVRLNCAAVGVTPEELGRRSDLVVSLGGDGTMLRAMRLADGQRAPVLGVNLGKLGFLAEVDVPDLPGALSAIDEHQFTVEPRLAVDAVLEGRRITAFNDIAVVRVPGEGSAVVAVRVGGQPFVSYSADAVVVATPTGSTAYSFSAGGPITSPAVEALLVTPAAPHSAYSRGVVLSVHDEVTLELLPTSGRLAVEVDGQVQGYVSPGDRLDLRARPSAARVVRLGMTTFYQRARRKLRLTDSAEIPQDGDH from the coding sequence ATGCACTCCGCGGGACTCGTGCTGCACCCGCGCCGCGACTCGGCGGCCGCCGTCGAAGCCGTGCTCGGCTGGGCGGGCAACCGGGGCATCGAGATCCTCGGCATCGCCGACGAGATCGTCCGCCTGAACTGCGCGGCGGTCGGGGTGACGCCCGAAGAGCTCGGGCGCCGCTCCGACCTGGTGGTCAGCCTGGGCGGCGACGGGACGATGCTGCGGGCCATGCGGCTGGCCGACGGGCAGCGCGCGCCGGTGCTCGGGGTGAACCTCGGCAAGCTCGGCTTCCTGGCCGAGGTCGACGTCCCCGACCTGCCCGGCGCGCTCTCGGCCATCGACGAGCACCAGTTCACGGTGGAACCGCGGCTGGCCGTGGACGCCGTGCTGGAGGGGCGCCGGATCACGGCGTTCAACGACATCGCGGTGGTGCGCGTGCCCGGCGAAGGGAGCGCGGTGGTCGCGGTCCGCGTCGGCGGCCAGCCGTTCGTGAGCTACTCTGCCGACGCGGTGGTCGTGGCGACGCCGACCGGCTCGACGGCGTACAGCTTCTCCGCGGGCGGCCCGATCACCAGCCCGGCGGTCGAGGCGCTGCTGGTGACGCCGGCGGCGCCGCACTCGGCGTACAGCCGGGGCGTGGTGCTCTCGGTGCACGACGAAGTGACGCTGGAGCTGCTGCCGACGAGCGGCCGGCTGGCGGTGGAGGTCGACGGCCAGGTCCAGGGTTACGTGTCCCCGGGCGACCGCTTGGACCTGCGCGCCCGCCCGAGCGCGGCGCGGGTGGTCCGGCTCGGGATGACGACGTTCTATCAGCGGGCGCGGCGCAAGCTCCGGCTCACCGACTCGGCGGAAATCCCGCAGGACGGCGACCACTGA
- a CDS encoding flavin-containing monooxygenase: MTEHVDVLIVGAGLSGVGAAHHLRTAFPRKTFTILEARDAIGGTWDLFRYPGIRSDSDMQTLGYRFRPWTDAKAIADGPSILRYVRDTAADAGIDRHIRFGHKVVRAAWSTEDALWTVEAVHDGQPVEITAKFLYLCSGYYDYEAGHTPEFPGLERFGGTVVHPQHWPEDLDYTGKKVVVIGSGATAVTLVPAMTDRAAHVTMLQRSPSYILSMPSEDALANRLRGLLGPRLAYPVARWKNVAVSTLIYQLSRRRPGVVKALIRKATAKQLPPGYAVDTHFKPRYQPWDQRLCLVPDGDLFRSIRRGDASVVTGRIAEFTPGGLRLQSGAELEADVVVTATGLRLLAFGGIGLFVDGAPVKLPETMAYKGMMLSGVPNFVFTIGYTNASWTLKADLVAEYVVRLLRHLDRNSYDQCVPVNDDPAVAERPLLDFDAGYVQRSIGEFPKAGSRAPWQLGMSYAHDVVKLRHGRLDDGALRFSRRSAGAGRLTA; encoded by the coding sequence ATGACCGAACACGTCGACGTGCTCATCGTCGGCGCCGGGTTGTCCGGCGTCGGCGCGGCCCACCACCTGCGGACGGCGTTCCCGCGCAAGACGTTCACGATCCTCGAGGCCCGCGACGCGATCGGCGGCACGTGGGACCTGTTCCGCTACCCGGGAATCCGGTCAGATTCGGACATGCAGACGCTCGGCTACCGGTTCCGGCCGTGGACCGACGCGAAGGCCATCGCGGACGGCCCGTCGATCCTGCGGTACGTCCGCGACACCGCGGCCGACGCCGGGATCGACCGCCATATTCGCTTCGGGCACAAGGTGGTTCGTGCCGCATGGTCCACGGAGGACGCACTGTGGACGGTCGAGGCGGTGCACGACGGGCAGCCCGTCGAGATCACCGCGAAGTTCCTCTACCTGTGCAGCGGCTACTACGACTATGAAGCCGGCCACACGCCGGAGTTCCCGGGCCTCGAGCGGTTCGGCGGCACCGTCGTGCACCCGCAGCACTGGCCCGAGGACCTCGACTACACCGGCAAGAAGGTCGTCGTGATCGGCAGCGGCGCGACCGCCGTGACGCTCGTCCCGGCGATGACCGATCGCGCCGCGCACGTGACCATGCTGCAGCGCTCCCCCAGCTACATCCTCTCGATGCCGTCGGAGGACGCGCTGGCCAACCGGCTCCGCGGCCTGCTCGGGCCGCGGCTGGCCTACCCGGTCGCGCGCTGGAAGAACGTCGCGGTCAGCACGCTGATCTACCAGCTCAGCCGGCGCCGCCCGGGTGTGGTCAAGGCGCTGATCCGCAAGGCGACGGCGAAGCAGCTGCCGCCCGGCTACGCCGTCGACACCCACTTCAAGCCGCGCTACCAGCCGTGGGACCAGCGCCTCTGCCTGGTCCCCGACGGCGATCTGTTCCGCTCGATCCGCCGCGGCGACGCCTCGGTCGTCACCGGCCGGATCGCGGAGTTCACCCCGGGCGGGCTGCGGCTGCAGTCCGGCGCCGAGCTCGAAGCGGACGTCGTCGTCACCGCCACCGGGCTGCGGCTGCTGGCCTTCGGCGGCATCGGGCTCTTCGTGGACGGCGCCCCGGTGAAACTGCCGGAAACCATGGCGTACAAGGGAATGATGCTCAGCGGCGTGCCGAACTTCGTCTTCACGATCGGTTACACGAACGCGTCGTGGACGCTCAAGGCCGACCTCGTCGCCGAGTACGTCGTCCGGCTGCTGCGTCACCTCGACCGGAACTCCTACGACCAGTGCGTGCCGGTCAACGACGACCCGGCGGTCGCCGAGCGGCCGCTGCTCGACTTCGACGCCGGCTACGTCCAGCGCTCGATCGGCGAGTTCCCGAAAGCCGGTTCGCGGGCGCCCTGGCAGCTGGGCATGAGCTACGCGCACGATGTCGTCAAGCTCCGGCACGGCCGCCTCGACGACGGCGCCCTGCGTTTCTCGCGGCGATCGGCGGGAGCGGGCAGACTGACCGCATGA